From the genome of Candidatus Zixiibacteriota bacterium:
TGATCTCACCATCGTCCAAAAGAGTGGCCGATAGCCGCTCGTCGTTTGAAGCTCCAAGCATGGTCATTTCTAATTCTCCAATGATGTAGGAAGGTACTGTCCCACTCATCGCAATGCTTTGGACACCGTCGTAAAATAGTACACAGTAGCTGCATGGCGTGCTTAGATTTGTCATGTTGTGACTGCAGCGATTTCAAGAATTTCAACGGTAAAGTGAACGAGTTTCGAATCTGATGCCTCCAAGCCTATTCCAGATGATCATTTGCCTTTCGACATTCTGGGTTCGGGAATCCGAACGCCTGCCGGAGGAGGTCAAACGGCTCGCAGAACCTCATGTGCAAAATAAATAAAGAAACAACTTGGAACTTTAGGCAAATATGCCGTTATAGTCAGTGTGAACATGGTTTTCCTTGATTAGTCCACAAAAGCACTATTCGACTCACCGGTCTTATTCCGCTTAAGCATTAATTGGGTGAATACTCGCGCAATAACGCGCATCAACAGGTCTGCCGTCGCGATACTGCATCTGAGCAGAGGTTCGCAGTTCGGTAGACAAAACCGGAGAGTAGAATGAATATCTACATCGGCAATCTGTCGTTTGACGCGACGGAAGAGAAGTTACGCCAGGCATTTGAGAGTTATGGCGAAGTCACAAACGTAAACATGATTACGGACAGAGACACTGGGAGACCAAGAGGTTTTGCCTTTGTCGAGATGTCTGGTCAGAGCGAGGCTACTGCAGCCATCGACGGGCTGAATGGCCAGGACCTCGATGGACGCACGTTGAAGGTCAACGAAGCACGCCAGCGCGAGGATAGAGGAGGCGGTGATCGAGGCCAGAGGCGTTACTAATCATCCATTCAGGTTGATTTTATTGGTAGGAGGGCTTGGCCCTCCTACCTTCCTATCACACATTATGCCGAAATCTCAATGGATCGGCAAGGGAGGTTGCGATGGCAAGTAGCAGAATGTTGGTAACTAACTTCGACAATTCGACCACGGAGGAAGAACTCAAGGAACTGTTCTCTGTTCATGGTAGAGTCAGGCAGGTCGAAATCGTTGGTGTTAGAGGTTTAGGATTTGTGGAGATGTTTAAGAAATCGGAGTCCAAAAAGGCTGTGCTGGCTCTCAACGGTTCCGAATTCAAGACCAGCACACTGAAAGTCCAAGAAGCTCGCCCGTTCAATGACAGCGGCAGAAGACACAATAGAAGGAAATAGAATACGGGCACATCCTGCAGCCATCATGCGATTCACATCCAAGTGCACGGCGCTACCTCACATTTCGATCGAGTTTTGGTCATCGTACTGTGAGTAGTAGTCGCGGATATCCCTAACAATTGACTCCGGACTCTGGTTTTCTCTGGCATTCATGACAAACTCCTCCCTGACATGCCAAGTCTACAAAACCACGTCTTAGTTTCAAATACCAAGAGTTCGGATTAGGTTGAAACGACACAAAGTTCTCCATCGCTCTCACCAACAGATTCACTGAGTCTCATTGCGCACTGACATGACACGCCTTCGTCAAATCAACTGATCTTTTGCGTCAATCTGATTCTGATCGTGGTTTCCGA
Proteins encoded in this window:
- a CDS encoding RNA-binding protein, which produces MASSRMLVTNFDNSTTEEELKELFSVHGRVRQVEIVGVRGLGFVEMFKKSESKKAVLALNGSEFKTSTLKVQEARPFNDSGRRHNRRK
- a CDS encoding RNA-binding protein, giving the protein MNIYIGNLSFDATEEKLRQAFESYGEVTNVNMITDRDTGRPRGFAFVEMSGQSEATAAIDGLNGQDLDGRTLKVNEARQREDRGGGDRGQRRY